A window of the Chionomys nivalis chromosome 25, mChiNiv1.1, whole genome shotgun sequence genome harbors these coding sequences:
- the Rtcb gene encoding RNA-splicing ligase RtcB homolog, translating to MSRSYNDELQFLDKINKNCWRIKKGFVPNMQVEGVFYVNDALEKLMFEELRNACRGGGVGGFLPAMKQIGNVAALPGIVHRSIGLPDVHSGYGFAIGNMAAFDMNDPEAVVSPGGVGFDINCGVRLLRTNLDESDVQPVKEQLAQAMFDHIPVGVGSKGVIPMNAKDLEEALEMGVDWSLREGYAWAEDKEHCEEYGRMLQADPNKVSPRAKKRGLPQLGTLGAGNHYAEIQVVDEIFNDYAAKKMGIDHKGQVCVMIHSGSRGLGHQVATDALVAMEKAMKRDKIIVNDRQLACARIASPEGQDYLKGMAAAGNYAWVNRSSMTFLTRQAFAKVFNTTPDDLDLHVIYDVSHNIAKVEQHVVDGKERTLLVHRKGSTRAFPPHHPLIAVDYQLTGQPVLIGGTMGTCSYVLTGTEQGMTETFGTTCHGAGRALSRAKSRRNLDFQDVLDKLADMGIAIRVASPKLVMEEAPESYKNVTDVVNTCHDAGISKKAIKLRPIAVIKG from the exons ATGAGTCGCAGCTACAACGATGAGCTGCAGTTCTTGGACAAGATCAATAAAAACTGCTGGAGGATCAAGAAGGGCTTTGTGCCCAACATGCAG GTTGAAGGAGTGTTTTACGTGAATGACGCTCTGGAAAAACTGATGTTTGAGGAATTAAGGAATGCCTGTCGAGGCGGGG GTGTCGGTGGCTTCCTGCCAGCCATGAAGCAGATTGGCAATGTGGCAGCCCTGCCCGGGATTGTTCAT CGGTCTATTGGGCTTCCTGATGTCCACTCAGGCTATGGCTTTGCCATAGGGAACATGGCTGCCTTTGATATGAATGACCCTGAAGCTGTGGTATCCCCAG GTGGTGTCGGATTTGATATTAACTGTGGTGTCCGCTTGCTAAGAACCAATTTAGATGAGAGTGATGTGCAGCCTGTGAAGGAACAACTTGCCCAAGCTATGTTTGACCACATTCCCGTTGGTGTGGGATCAAAAGGTGTCATCCCAATGAATGCCAA AGACTTGGAGGAGGCGTTGGAGATGGGTGTGGACTGGTCTCTGAGGGAAGGCTACGCCTGGGCTGAAGACAAGGAGCACTGTGAGGAGTACGGGAGGATGCTGCAAGCTGACCCCAACAAGGTCTCGCCCAGGGCAAAAAAGAGGGGCCTTCCTCAG TTGGGGACCCTGGGAGCAGGCAACCACTATGCAGAAATCCAGGTTGTAGATGAGATTTTCAATGACTATGCTGctaagaagatgggcatcgaccATAAGGGACAGGTGTGTGTGATGATCCACAGTGGAAGCAGAGGCTTGGGCCACCAGGTAGCCACAG ATGCACTGGTAGCTATGGAAAAGGCCATGAAGAGAGACAAGATTATAGTTAATGACCGGCAGTTGGCTTGTGCTCGGATCGCATCCCCAGAGGGGCAGGACTATTTAAAGGGAATGGCTGCAGCTGGAAACTATGCCTGGGTTAACCGCTCTTCTATGACCTTCTTAACCCGCCAG GCTTTTGCGAAAGTCTTCAACACAACCCCTGACGACCTGGACCTGCATGTGATTTATGATGTTTCTCACAATATTGCCAAAGTGGAGCAGCACGTGGTCGACGGGAAGGAGCGGACGCTGCTGGTGCACAGGAAGGGGTCCACCCGTGCTTTCCCTCCACACCACCCACTCATTGCTGTTGATTACCAG CTTACTGGACAACCAGTGCTTATTGGTGGCACCATGGGGACCTGTAGTTACGTTCTAACTGGCACTGAGCAAGGCATGACTGAGACCTTTGGAACAACCTGTCATGGAGCG GGTCGTGCGTTGTCCCGAGCAAAGTCTCGCCGTAATTTAGATTTCCAAGATGTCTTAGACAAATTGGCAGATATGGGAATTGCAATCCGTGTTGCTTCACCCAAGCTGGTTATGGAAGAG